In one Pseudomonas sp. 31-12 genomic region, the following are encoded:
- a CDS encoding methionine ABC transporter permease has product MEILTSFFVNIDWYEIWLATGDTLLMLFGSLLFTVLLGLPLGVLLFLCSPRQLLEAKGVYAMLSLMVNILRSLPFIILLIVMIPFTVLITGTSLGVAGAIPPLVIGATPFFARLVETALREVDRGIIEATQAMGATTRQIITNALLPEARPGIFAAITVTAITLVSYTAMAGVVGAGGLGDLAIRFGYQRFQPDVMVVTVMLLLVLVQVLQTVGDKLVVHFSRK; this is encoded by the coding sequence ATGGAAATCCTGACAAGTTTCTTCGTCAACATCGACTGGTACGAAATCTGGCTGGCCACCGGCGATACCTTGCTGATGCTTTTCGGTTCGTTGCTGTTCACCGTTTTGCTTGGCCTGCCGTTGGGCGTGCTGTTGTTCCTGTGCAGCCCGCGTCAGTTGCTGGAAGCCAAAGGCGTCTACGCGATGCTGTCGCTGATGGTGAACATCCTGCGTTCGCTGCCGTTCATCATCCTGCTGATCGTGATGATCCCGTTCACCGTGCTGATCACTGGCACGTCGCTGGGGGTTGCCGGTGCGATTCCACCGCTGGTGATTGGCGCTACGCCATTCTTCGCGCGACTGGTGGAAACCGCTCTGCGTGAAGTGGATCGCGGCATCATCGAGGCCACCCAGGCCATGGGCGCCACGACCCGGCAGATCATCACCAATGCCTTGCTGCCGGAAGCCCGCCCGGGCATCTTCGCGGCGATTACGGTGACAGCCATTACACTAGTGTCCTACACGGCAATGGCTGGTGTGGTCGGCGCGGGTGGTCTGGGCGACCTGGCGATCCGTTTCGGTTACCAGCGTTTCCAGCCTGACGTGATGGTCGTGACCGTGATGTTGCTGCTGGTGCTGGTGCAAGTGCTGCAAACCGTCGGCGACAAGCTGGTCGTACACTTCT